A portion of the Lolium rigidum isolate FL_2022 chromosome 1, APGP_CSIRO_Lrig_0.1, whole genome shotgun sequence genome contains these proteins:
- the LOC124665907 gene encoding uncharacterized protein LOC124665907: MAILSRSLGTDDVKCDSWGRIIEKTCSPAVRTNQAAPPRATTEIFIRDEEENKEDEGYITFEESMHRDGSIYRGMARCAWRRDFRIGDRSETRLEATMRSDPTPNCTFYRDDGTCWGHHPTKGMLQFFSFEVAKLPPNAAGSVELYGYVATRDDLDPSLNYVVNISRDDPIVVKQGSLIDMAGPKRGIEMDDCTVVEYDMRIKNSAQENDDLQLIDGALVLEFYSTLRRPFTLDIPGECGTVGVTLASVYWVVEATLELLVLEVQTNFNMSLTCYTSGVDQEIRLFDGAIAEPRGLKRYVVAVASRSFLDLKFKIGEPPSNPGQHWCSFKAKVHGHVTQKIETEFHCDPDFALISVRVTWSTLPSD, translated from the exons ATGGCCATCCTCAGTCGGTCATTAGGAACCGACGATGTTAAATGTGATAGCTGGGGCCGGATTATTGAGAAAACCTGCTCACCGGCTGTGAGGACGAACCAAGCAGCGCCGCCAAGGGCCACGACTGAAATCTTTATTCGGGACGAAGAGGAGAACAAAGAAGACGAGGGATACATTACGTTTGAAGAGAGCATGCACCGGGATGGTTCTATCTACAGGGGCATGGCGCGTTGTGCCTGGAGAAGAGACTTCCGTATCGGAGACCGCAGCGAGACTCGCTTGGAGGCCACGATGCGGTCAGATCCCACTCCGAATTGCACCTTCTATCGCGACGATGGAACTTGTTGGGGACATCATCCTACTAAAGGCATGCTGCAGTTTTTCTCCTTCGAGGTGGCTAAACTACCTCCCAATGCTGCTGGCTCGGTAGAGTTGTATGGATACGTAGCGACGCGGGATGATCTTGATCCGTCCCTTAACTACGTTGTCAATATCAGCAGGGATGATCCCATCGTCGTAAAGCAAGGATCTCTCATCGACATGGCTGGCCCGAAGCGAGGGATAGAGATGGATGACTGCACTGTAGTCGAATACGACATGAGGATAAAGAACTCCGCGCAAGAAAATGACGACCTACAGCTGATCGATGGCGCATTGGTGTTAGAGTTCTACAGTACATTACGTCGGCCATTCACATTAGACATCCCCGGAGAATGTGGCACGGTCGGCGTAACTTTAGCGAGTGTTTATTGGGTAGTTGAGGCGACCTTAGAGCTTCTCGTACTAGaagtgcaaaccaatttcaatatGTCTCTTACATGTTATACCAGTGGGGTTGATCAGGAAATCAGGCTCTTCGATGGTGCCATCGCCGAGCCGCGTGGCTTGAAGAGGTATGTGGTTGCTGTGGCAAGCCGTTCTTTTCtagatttgaaattcaaaataggcGAACCACCATCCAATCCCGGCCAACATTGGTGTTCCTTCAAGGCAAAAGTCCATGGACATGTTACACAAAAAATAGAGACTGAGTTCCACTGcgacccggac TTCGCGCTAATCTCAGTGAGGGTGACTTGGTCGACCTTGCCTAGCGATTAG